The Vannielia litorea genome segment CCGCGGGATTGGCGTGGCCGACATCACCAGCACGTCCACAGCTGCGCCCTTGGCGCCAAGACGCGCGCGCTCGTTCACGCCAAAGCGGTGCTGCTCGTCGATCACCGTCAGCCGCAGGTCGGCAAAGCTCACAGCGTCCTGAAACAGCGCATGGGTGCCCACCACGATCTGCGCCGCGCCGCTGGCAATCGCCGCCAGCTTGGCCTCGCGCTCAGCCCCCTTGTCGCGCCCGGTCAAGATCTCGATCCGCACGCCTGCCGCCTCGGCCAGCGGCGAGAGAGAAGCCATGTGCTGGCGGGCCAAAATCTCGGTCGGGGCCATCATCACCCCCTGCCCGCCCGCCTCCACGGCGATGAGCAGCGCCATCAGCGCCACCAGCGTCTTGCCCGCGCCGACATCGCCCTGAAGCAACCGGTTCATCCGCTTGGGCGCGCCCATGTCTCCGGCGATCTCCGAGACCGCGCGGGTCTGCGCGCCCGTCGGCTTGTAGGGCAGCGAGGCCAGCACCTTCTCCTGCAACGCGCCCGTTCCGGTGGAGCCGATGCCCGGCTTGGCGCGGCTGGTCGAGCGGGCCAGCGCCAACGTGAGTTGATGCGCGAAGAGCTCGTCATAGGCCAACCTGCGCCGCGCCGGCGACGTGTCAGACACCTCCGCCGCCGTCTTCGGCAAATGCGCCGTCTCCATCGCCGCGCGCCAACCCGGCCAGCCCTCGCGCTCCAGCAGCGCCCCGTCGATCCACTCTTCAAGCTCCGGCGCCCGTGCCAGCGCGGCTTCCGCCGCCTTGCCCATCACCCGCTGCGTCACCCCGGCGGTCAGCGGATAAATAGGCTCATGCTCGGGGATCTCGCCCGCCTCCTCGACGCGCAAGATGTGATCGGGGTGGACCATCTGCACCATCCCGTCAAAATGCTCCAGCTTGCCAGAAATCACCCTCCGCTGGCCCGTGGGCAGCTGCTTTTCGATCCACTTCGAGCCGCCGCGAAAGAACACCAGCGTGATCGTCGTGGCCGCATCCTGCACCTCCACCCGATACGGGCCGCCGGGTCGCGACGAGCCGCGATGCCGCCCCACCGTCACCTCGACCGTCACCACCGTGCCGGGCGGCACGCCCTGCACCGTGTCGCGCCGCCGTCGGTCGACCATGCCATGCGGCAGGGTGAACAGCAGGTCGCGCGGGGTGGCGATGCCCGCGCCCTCCAGCGCCGCCTTGATCTTGGGTCCCACGCCCGGCAGCGTGTCGATCTCCGCGAACAGCGGAAAGAGCCGCGGCGGCCGGGTGCTCATGCGTCCCCGATGAGGGTGAGCCAGCCGTCCTCATCAATGGTTTCCACGCCCAGGTCTGCCGCCTTTTTGGCCTTGCTGCCCGCGCCCGGCCCGGCCACCAGCAGGTCGGTCTTGGCCGAAACGCTGCCCGAAACCTTGGCCCCCAGCGCCTCCGCCCGCGCCTTGGCCTCGGCGCGGGTCATCTTCTCGAGCGTGCCGGTGAAGACCACGGTTTTGCCCGCCACGGGGCTGCCGGTTGCCCGCGCCACCGGGGCCTGCGGGCTGAGATGCGGCAGGAGCCTGTCCATCGCCGCGCGCTCGTCGGGGTTGGCGAAGGCGTCGGAGAGCGAGAGGGCCAGCGTCGGGCCGATGCCATCGGTGCCGATCAGATCGGCCCAGGCCTCGGCGGCCTCTGGCGGCACATCCGGGGCGGCTGCGGCCCGCGCCTCGGCCAGCTTCGCGCGCCGCCCCTCGGCGGCCGCCTTCGCCCGCTCGGCCTCGGCCGCCTCTTCGCCCGCCCGATGGGCCAGCGCGGCGGGTCGGGCGCGATCCAGCGCCTCGGCCATTGCCTCCCAAGCGCCGTAGTGCCGCGCCAAGTCTTGCGCTGCGACCTCGCCCACATGCCGGATACCCAGCCCGAAAATCAGCCGACCAAGCGCGATTTCACGCTTTTCATCAATAGCTTGAAACAGGTTCTTCGCACTAGTTTCGCCCCAGCCATCGCGATTGGCGAGTTTGGTCATGTTCTCCGCATCACGCGCCTTCAGCGTGAAAATGTCCGCCGGCTCCTTCACCGCGAGCTGGTCATCGCCATAAAAGGCCTCAACCTGCTTGGCCCCCAGCCCCTCGATGTCGAAGGCCGCGCGGGAGACGAAATGCTTCAGCTTCTCCACCGCCTGCGCCGGGCAGATCAGCCCGCCGGTGCAGCGCCGCACCGCGTCGCCCTCCTCGCGGATCGCGGGCGAGCCGCATTCCGGGCAAGTCTCGGGGAAGACGTAGGGCTTCGCATCGGCAGGCCGCTTGGCGAGGTCCACGTCCGCCACCTTCGGGATCACGTCTCCCGCGCGGTAGACCTGCACCCAATCACCGGGCCGAATGTCCTTGCCGCCTCGGATCTCGCCACCCTTGGCATCGCGCCCGGCGATGTAATCCTCGTTGTGCAGCGTCGCGTTGCTCACCACCACGCCGCCCACCGTCACCGGCTCCAGCCGCGCCACCGGGCTGAGCGCCCCGGTCCGGCCCACCTGAATCTCGATCTCCCGCAGCCAGGTCCAGGCCAGCTCGGCAGGGAACTTGTGCGCAATCGCCCATCGCGGCGTGGTGGACCGAAAGCCAAGCCGCCCCTGCAGGGCGAGATCGTTCACCTTGTAAACAACGCCGTCGATGTCATAGCCCAGCGTCGCGCGCTTCTGCTCGATGCTGCGGTAATGCGCCAGCATCTCCTCCGGCCCGTCGCAGAGCGCGGTGAGGGGGTTGGTCGAAAACCCCATCTTGGCCAGCCGTTCGATTGCGGCAAACTGCGTCTCGGCAAGCGGCTCCGAAAGCTCGCCCCAAGCGTAGGCAAAGAACCTCAGCGGCCGGGCACGGGTGATTTCGGCATCGAGCTGGCGGAGCGAGCCCGCGGCGGCGTTGCGCGGGTTGGCGAAGAGCTTGGCTCCCGCCGCCTCCTGCCTTTCGTTCAGCGCCGCGAAGTCCTCGTGGCTCATGTAGACCTCGCCGCGCACCTCCATCACCTCCGGCGCGCCCTCGACTTCTTCTGGGATGTCGGCAATCGTTCGGGCGTTGGCGGTCACGTTTTCGCCGGTCTCGCCATCGCCCCGGGTGGCCGCTTGCACGAGCTTGCCGCCCTCGTAGCGCAGGCTCAGCGAAAGCCCGTCGATCTTGGGTTCGGCGGTATAGGCGAGCCCCTCGTCGCGGCCCAGATACGATCGCACCGACCGGTCGAACTCCACCACGTCGCCATCCTCAAAGGCGTTGCCCAGCGAGAGCATCCGCACAGCATGGCGCACCTTGGAGAAGGTCTCCGAAGGCGCCGCGCCCACCTGATCGGAGGGCGAGTCGCCCCGTTTCAGGTCGGGAAAGGCCGCTTCGATCGCCGCATTGCGCCGCTTCAGCGCATCGTACTCGGCGTCATCCATCACCGGCGCATCGGCGGCGTGATAGGCGTCATTCGCCTGCCCCAGCAGCGCTGCCAGCCGCGCCAGCTCGGCCTCGGCCTCTGCCGCGCTCAATGCGCCGATGTCATCCGTCTCGCGCGACGTGCTGTCAGGCTGGTCAGGCATCCCCGTCCTCTCCGATGGCTGCCCCCGATTGATAGGAGGCCGCCCCGGAGAGGTCCAGAGAGGCAATGTGAGTGGTGGTCTTTATCCTGCCGCCCGCCGACTTGCCTCGCCGGCCCGCGGCAGCCGCCCCGGATGTGGAGGCATCCGGGGTCTTTGCCGGTCAGGCGCCTACGGCCATCCGGCTGTCGCCGCTGTCTTCCATCGGCTCAGGGTCGCGCAGCACGTAGCCGCGGCCCCAGACTGTCTCGATATAGTTGTCACCGCCCGTCGCGGTGGCCAGCTTCTTGCGCAGCTTGCAGATGAACACGTCAATGATCTTCAGTTCCGGCTCATCCATGCCGCCGTAGAGGTGGTTGAGGAACATCTCCTTGGTGAGCGTCGTGCCCTTGCGCAGGCTCAGAAGCTCCAGCATCTGGTATTCCTTGCCGGTCAGGTGCACGGGGCGCGCATCCACCTCCACGGTCTTGGCATCGAGGTTCACCACAATCTTGCCGGTCTTGATCACGCTCTGCGCGTGGCCCTTGGAGCGGCGGATGATCGCGTGGATCCGCGCCACCAGTTCCTCGCGATGGAATGGCTTGGTGAGGTAGTCGTCGGCACCAAACCCGAAGCCCTTGATCTTGTTTTCGGTGTCATCCGCGCCCGAGAGGATCAGTATGGGCGTATCGATCCGGGCGAGCCGCAGCTGGCGCAGCACCTCGTGCCCGGTCATGTCGGGCAGGTTCAGGTCCAGCAGGATGAGGTCGTAGTCGTAGAGCTTGGCAAGATCGATCCCCTCCTCACCGAGGTCGGTAGAATACACGTTGAGGTTGGCATGGGTGAGCATCATCTCGATGCTTTTGGAGGTGGTAGGATCGTCTTCAACCAAGAGTATACGCATCGGAATGCTCCGTTTATCTACTGTTCAGCATCGACCATGCATCACAATGGTTAATTGCCGGTTACCAATGGTAAACAGTTTCGAGGCACAACTCTGCGTTGTCCATCTCACTATTTTGGGGGAGTGGGAATTTCAGGGCGCGGATTGCTCGAAATAAGTGCCGCCGCCCGTATTGGGGCCGACTCGGCCCTGTAATTGCCGGGACGATGCCGCCTCAGCGGAATTTCTGCAAGCTCGTGGCCTTCAGCGCCTGTTCGCCGTGCTGCTCCACCGCGCTGGACCAGCTTGTGTACTCTTCCTCGGAGACTCCATAGGTCTCCTTGCATTCTTCGATAGAAATCAACCCGTTCTCTACGGCACGGACCACCGCCGCCTTGCGGCTCGCGACCCATCTGCGGGTGTCACGCGGCGGCAAATCGGCCCGGGTCATCACCGAGCCGTCTGGCAGCGTCACCGCGCGGGGACCATCTATGCGTTTGAGGAACATCGCCGTCTCTTCATTCGCCTGAACGGGTGCATTTAGGCACGTGGGGCTTAACGGGGAATGAACCGACCCTTGAGAGTGCTTAGGATTTTCCTATATTCCCCCCTTCTTCTCCGACTCAAGGTCCCTCCCCATGCCGCTCGATGCGCTCAACTCCCTCGGATTTGCCAAGCCGCCGGCCGAGACCCGCGTCGTCGTCGCCATGTCGGGCGGGGTCGACAGCTCCGTTGTCGCCGCCGAGCTGAAGGCGCAGGGCTATGATGTGGTGGGCGTCACGCTCCAGCTCTACGATCACGGCGCCGCGCTGGCCAAGAAGGGGGCCTGCTGCGCCGGGGTCGACATTCACGATGCCCGCCGCGTGGCCGAGACCATGGGCTTTCCCCATTACGTGCTGGACTACGAGAACATCTTCAAGGACGCGGTGATCGAGGAATTCGCCGAGAGCTACCTCGCCGGCGCCACGCCGGTGCCCTGCATCCGCTGCAACGAGCGGGTGAAGTTCAAAGACCTGCTGGAAACCGCCAAGGATCTCGACGCCGACTGCATGGCCACCGGGCATTACATCCAGCGCAAGATTGGCAGCGCCGGCCCCGAGCTGCACATGGCGGGCGATCCGAACCGCGATCAGAGTTACTTCCTGTTCTCGACCACGCCCGAGCAGCTCTCTTTCCTGCGCTTCCCGCTGGGCCACCTTGTCTCCAAGGAAGAAACCCGCGCGCTCGCCGCCAAGCATGGCCTCGCCGTTGCCGACAAGCCCG includes the following:
- the recG gene encoding ATP-dependent DNA helicase RecG; the protein is MSTRPPRLFPLFAEIDTLPGVGPKIKAALEGAGIATPRDLLFTLPHGMVDRRRRDTVQGVPPGTVVTVEVTVGRHRGSSRPGGPYRVEVQDAATTITLVFFRGGSKWIEKQLPTGQRRVISGKLEHFDGMVQMVHPDHILRVEEAGEIPEHEPIYPLTAGVTQRVMGKAAEAALARAPELEEWIDGALLEREGWPGWRAAMETAHLPKTAAEVSDTSPARRRLAYDELFAHQLTLALARSTSRAKPGIGSTGTGALQEKVLASLPYKPTGAQTRAVSEIAGDMGAPKRMNRLLQGDVGAGKTLVALMALLIAVEAGGQGVMMAPTEILARQHMASLSPLAEAAGVRIEILTGRDKGAEREAKLAAIASGAAQIVVGTHALFQDAVSFADLRLTVIDEQHRFGVNERARLGAKGAAVDVLVMSATPIPRSLSLTQYGDMEVSVLDEKPPGRTPVVTAMVSAERLGSVVERLRAAVAEGRQCYWVCPLVGESEVSEATAAEERFKQLRAALGEGAVGLVHGQMPPAEKDAAMAAFLAGETGVLVATTVIEVGVDVPNASIMVIEQAERFGLAQLHQLRGRVGRGAAESTCILLYTPPLGETARQRLTTLRETEDGFRIAEVDLEMRGAGDVLGTAQSGLPKFRIADMERMVGLSEVAQSDARALLERDPALESARGEAARMLLWLTEQDRAIRLLSVG
- the ligA gene encoding NAD-dependent DNA ligase LigA, with protein sequence MPDQPDSTSRETDDIGALSAAEAEAELARLAALLGQANDAYHAADAPVMDDAEYDALKRRNAAIEAAFPDLKRGDSPSDQVGAAPSETFSKVRHAVRMLSLGNAFEDGDVVEFDRSVRSYLGRDEGLAYTAEPKIDGLSLSLRYEGGKLVQAATRGDGETGENVTANARTIADIPEEVEGAPEVMEVRGEVYMSHEDFAALNERQEAAGAKLFANPRNAAAGSLRQLDAEITRARPLRFFAYAWGELSEPLAETQFAAIERLAKMGFSTNPLTALCDGPEEMLAHYRSIEQKRATLGYDIDGVVYKVNDLALQGRLGFRSTTPRWAIAHKFPAELAWTWLREIEIQVGRTGALSPVARLEPVTVGGVVVSNATLHNEDYIAGRDAKGGEIRGGKDIRPGDWVQVYRAGDVIPKVADVDLAKRPADAKPYVFPETCPECGSPAIREEGDAVRRCTGGLICPAQAVEKLKHFVSRAAFDIEGLGAKQVEAFYGDDQLAVKEPADIFTLKARDAENMTKLANRDGWGETSAKNLFQAIDEKREIALGRLIFGLGIRHVGEVAAQDLARHYGAWEAMAEALDRARPAALAHRAGEEAAEAERAKAAAEGRRAKLAEARAAAAPDVPPEAAEAWADLIGTDGIGPTLALSLSDAFANPDERAAMDRLLPHLSPQAPVARATGSPVAGKTVVFTGTLEKMTRAEAKARAEALGAKVSGSVSAKTDLLVAGPGAGSKAKKAADLGVETIDEDGWLTLIGDA
- the ctrA gene encoding response regulator transcription factor CtrA — translated: MRILLVEDDPTTSKSIEMMLTHANLNVYSTDLGEEGIDLAKLYDYDLILLDLNLPDMTGHEVLRQLRLARIDTPILILSGADDTENKIKGFGFGADDYLTKPFHREELVARIHAIIRRSKGHAQSVIKTGKIVVNLDAKTVEVDARPVHLTGKEYQMLELLSLRKGTTLTKEMFLNHLYGGMDEPELKIIDVFICKLRKKLATATGGDNYIETVWGRGYVLRDPEPMEDSGDSRMAVGA
- a CDS encoding DUF1153 domain-containing protein, giving the protein MFLKRIDGPRAVTLPDGSVMTRADLPPRDTRRWVASRKAAVVRAVENGLISIEECKETYGVSEEEYTSWSSAVEQHGEQALKATSLQKFR
- the mnmA gene encoding tRNA 2-thiouridine(34) synthase MnmA, whose amino-acid sequence is MPLDALNSLGFAKPPAETRVVVAMSGGVDSSVVAAELKAQGYDVVGVTLQLYDHGAALAKKGACCAGVDIHDARRVAETMGFPHYVLDYENIFKDAVIEEFAESYLAGATPVPCIRCNERVKFKDLLETAKDLDADCMATGHYIQRKIGSAGPELHMAGDPNRDQSYFLFSTTPEQLSFLRFPLGHLVSKEETRALAAKHGLAVADKPDSQDICFVPNGNYASVIEKLRPGAGEPGEIVDMDGNKLADHRGVIHYTIGQRRGLGIGGLSTPLYVVRLDPDARQVVVGPKEALAKRTVPVREINWLGDTPLAPGHEIEIRTRIRSTRPPAEAVLRPLADGTAEVDLLTAEEGVSPGQACVFYAPEGSRVLGGGWIWRGA